One Fundidesulfovibrio putealis DSM 16056 DNA segment encodes these proteins:
- a CDS encoding type IV pilus twitching motility protein PilT gives MLRSHFDHLMGLALAQAPSLSDTLFTVGKRVQAELHGELRDLDLPLGPLLARQTEAMAQVLMGRSPRLYRDLMERGSCDLSYEHPNKIRFRVNIFWQRGNLALVLRQLSAQAPSMAQLGLPAPFGVMAKEKFGLILVTGATGTGKSTSLAALIDEINATKAVHIVTLEDPVEYVHPHKRGTVNQRELGQDFDTFASGLRAALRQAPKIILVGEMRDRETVEIALQAAETGHLVLGTLHTSDTGQTINRVIGMFEASEEQLIRQRLGASLKYVVSQRLMSRVGGGRVAAFEILRNNLQIREIIQSGESGEKTYYGAVESGSTYGMFTFDQYLLALYEKNLIERDTALANATDRAKLTLNIDQVRLSRGEKVSDLGALKLDLDYNASVKKSDEEDDL, from the coding sequence ATGCTCAGGTCTCATTTTGACCACCTGATGGGGTTGGCCCTGGCCCAGGCCCCGTCGCTCTCGGACACGCTGTTCACCGTGGGCAAGCGGGTGCAGGCCGAACTGCACGGCGAGCTGCGCGACCTGGACCTGCCGCTCGGGCCGCTCCTGGCCCGCCAGACCGAGGCCATGGCCCAGGTGCTCATGGGCCGCAGCCCCCGTCTGTACCGCGACCTGATGGAGCGCGGCTCCTGCGACCTGTCCTACGAGCACCCCAACAAGATCCGTTTCCGCGTGAACATCTTCTGGCAGCGCGGCAACCTGGCCCTGGTGCTCCGGCAGCTCTCGGCCCAGGCCCCCAGCATGGCGCAGCTCGGGCTTCCGGCCCCGTTCGGGGTCATGGCCAAGGAGAAATTCGGCCTGATCCTGGTGACCGGCGCGACCGGCACCGGCAAGTCCACCTCGCTGGCAGCGCTCATCGACGAGATCAACGCCACCAAGGCCGTGCACATCGTCACCCTGGAAGACCCGGTGGAGTACGTCCACCCCCACAAGCGCGGCACCGTGAACCAGCGCGAGCTGGGCCAGGACTTCGACACCTTCGCCTCCGGGCTTCGCGCCGCCCTGCGCCAGGCCCCCAAGATCATCCTGGTGGGCGAAATGCGAGACCGCGAAACCGTGGAGATCGCCCTCCAGGCCGCCGAGACCGGCCACCTGGTGCTGGGAACCCTGCACACCTCGGACACCGGCCAGACCATCAACCGCGTCATCGGCATGTTCGAGGCAAGCGAAGAGCAGCTCATCCGCCAGCGCCTGGGCGCGAGCCTCAAGTACGTGGTGTCCCAGCGGCTCATGAGCCGGGTGGGCGGCGGGCGCGTGGCCGCGTTCGAGATCCTGCGCAACAACCTTCAGATCCGCGAGATCATCCAGAGCGGCGAATCCGGCGAGAAGACCTACTACGGGGCGGTGGAGTCCGGCTCCACCTACGGCATGTTCACCTTCGACCAGTACCTGCTGGCCCTGTACGAGAAGAACCTCATCGAGCGCGACACCGCCCTGGCCAACGCCACGGACCGCGCCAAGCTGACCCTGAACATCGATCAGGTGCGCCTGTCGCGGGGGGAGAAGGTCTCGGACCTGGGGGCCTTGAAGCTGGACCTGGACTACAACGCCTCGGTCAAAAAGTCCGACGAGGAGGACGACCTGTGA
- a CDS encoding AlbA family DNA-binding domain-containing protein yields the protein MHPSRSILVSIIVLISLAAGIVTFEYGRISRSLYGQAVMTEGRAARDRLHMLISPPLSSLNLTARLLSQSASQDEAAPGLLVLSVLAEEKGLSAATVSDASGVVAMACRAPNGFLLFSRTGQAGDSGKWTRLDANMAPAGDAQVSADALQAMGRILADAAANHMGDWPAWTNAHPVPGVGTASITALVVSGTDWDSPKTLAFSFGLEDIWRSLTLDSPEGARILICTPDGHVLDPTAPVKAQPGPSASSGAGVADSGAGSAVAVQAAPAIVPYSMDTDPARAEAVRAWLAAGKPASDAFSFQAGGDSWWASVQPLAGEGSRTFVGLALSREALFGQLFTGGRNLLLAGAGLAVAVGLLSWLAVRSRMRRRADPAPFFETEKEIRELICQGESERLEFKSTLRFNLAAGKPGKEIELAVLKTLTAFMNTDGGVLVVGVDDEGRALGLDTDGFENDDHVLRHFTSIFAQHVGVEHLSSMIFAVRAFDGRKILLAECFRSSEPVILKGGKDEEFYVRAGPSSRKLSLSEFMRRVTGKGVTG from the coding sequence GTGCATCCGTCCCGCTCCATTCTTGTATCCATCATAGTCCTCATCTCCCTGGCTGCGGGGATCGTCACCTTCGAGTACGGCAGGATCTCCCGCAGCCTGTACGGGCAGGCCGTGATGACGGAAGGACGCGCCGCGCGCGACCGCCTGCACATGCTGATCTCGCCGCCGCTCTCCAGCCTGAACCTGACCGCGCGCCTCCTTTCCCAGTCTGCCAGCCAGGACGAGGCCGCTCCGGGGCTTCTGGTGCTCTCGGTGCTGGCTGAGGAGAAGGGCCTGTCCGCCGCCACGGTGTCGGACGCTTCGGGCGTGGTGGCCATGGCCTGCCGCGCGCCGAACGGCTTCCTGCTTTTTTCCCGTACGGGTCAGGCCGGGGATTCCGGAAAATGGACCCGGCTGGATGCGAACATGGCTCCGGCCGGGGATGCGCAGGTGTCGGCGGATGCGCTCCAGGCCATGGGACGCATTCTCGCGGACGCAGCGGCGAACCACATGGGCGACTGGCCCGCCTGGACCAACGCCCACCCCGTACCCGGCGTGGGCACGGCTTCCATCACCGCCCTGGTCGTGTCCGGTACGGACTGGGACTCCCCGAAGACCCTGGCCTTCAGCTTCGGGCTGGAAGACATCTGGCGCTCTCTGACCCTGGATTCTCCCGAAGGGGCGCGCATACTCATCTGCACCCCGGACGGCCACGTGCTCGATCCGACAGCGCCCGTAAAAGCGCAGCCCGGCCCGTCGGCTTCCTCCGGGGCCGGTGTGGCGGACAGCGGAGCCGGGAGCGCCGTGGCCGTGCAAGCAGCCCCCGCCATAGTCCCGTATTCCATGGACACCGACCCGGCCCGCGCCGAGGCAGTCCGGGCCTGGCTCGCCGCTGGCAAGCCCGCCTCGGACGCCTTCTCCTTCCAGGCCGGGGGAGATTCCTGGTGGGCGTCGGTGCAGCCGCTGGCCGGAGAGGGAAGCCGCACCTTCGTGGGGCTGGCGCTCTCTCGCGAGGCTCTCTTCGGGCAACTCTTTACCGGGGGGCGCAACCTGCTGCTGGCCGGGGCAGGCCTTGCCGTGGCGGTGGGGCTTCTCTCCTGGCTGGCTGTGCGCTCCAGGATGCGCCGCCGCGCCGATCCCGCCCCGTTTTTCGAGACGGAGAAGGAAATCCGCGAGCTGATCTGCCAGGGGGAGAGCGAGCGCCTGGAGTTCAAATCGACGCTGCGTTTCAACCTCGCTGCGGGCAAGCCGGGCAAGGAGATCGAACTTGCGGTGCTGAAAACCCTGACCGCGTTCATGAACACCGACGGCGGCGTGCTGGTGGTGGGCGTGGACGACGAGGGCCGAGCCCTGGGCCTGGACACGGACGGCTTCGAGAACGACGACCACGTGTTGCGCCACTTCACCTCGATCTTCGCCCAGCACGTGGGCGTGGAGCATCTGTCCAGCATGATCTTCGCGGTGCGGGCCTTCGATGGACGCAAGATCCTGCTGGCGGAGTGCTTCCGTTCAAGCGAGCCGGTCATCCTGAAAGGCGGAAAGGACGAGGAGTTCTACGTGCGGGCCGGGCCGTCCAGCCGCAAACTGAGCCTCTCGGAGTTCATGCGCCGGGTGACGGGCAAAGGCGTGACGGGCTAA
- a CDS encoding GspE/PulE family protein, which produces MKALHEKLVDSGLVTKNEVDQVRQIQRKSGWKIVEYLMHQGRLNENELIDFISRELKIDKYSAEKYPLDKTLKEVLPEDMARKLDLVPVRTERNVLYVATADPESINRLDQVERVAMLEVEPIFCTKAELEELMAGQYGVQSHLGDMLGIIDELTVQSGDDAEEGAELAGALQSAVQEAPVVRLVNQILAQAVRERASDIHLSPMTNTIQMRYRIDGELREFPTPPKSVFLTVLSRLKLLANMDITVARIPQDGRFSFVLDGKEVNVRASTLPTIHGENLVLRLLMRSSRGSGLDELGVSEDDRRKLQKGMDRPFGMILATGPTGSGKTTLLYAVLRQLDQPGVNIITLEDPVEYRIETIRQVQLNARAGMTFASGLRAILRQDPDIIMVGEIRDGETAGIAVQSALTGHQVLSTVHTNSACQALTRLMEMGIEPFLVASTLAVVVGQRLVRRICPKCKEAYTPPKELVSLFEMQHLRDVVFMRGKGCPDCGGLGYSGRVGVYEVLYVDDLVQDMILRQASAREIEQAAVEAGTFSTLKMDALSKVVAGHTTIEEAATIAFM; this is translated from the coding sequence ATGAAGGCGCTCCACGAAAAACTAGTCGATTCCGGGCTGGTCACCAAGAACGAGGTGGACCAGGTCCGCCAGATTCAGCGCAAGTCCGGCTGGAAGATCGTCGAGTACCTCATGCACCAGGGGCGCTTGAACGAGAACGAGCTGATCGACTTCATCAGCCGCGAACTCAAGATCGACAAGTACTCCGCCGAAAAATACCCCCTGGACAAGACCCTCAAGGAAGTCCTGCCCGAGGACATGGCCCGCAAGCTGGACCTGGTGCCGGTAAGGACCGAGCGCAACGTCCTCTACGTCGCCACCGCCGACCCCGAGTCCATCAACCGCCTGGACCAGGTGGAGCGCGTGGCCATGCTGGAGGTGGAACCCATCTTCTGCACCAAGGCCGAGCTCGAGGAGCTGATGGCCGGGCAGTACGGGGTGCAGTCCCACCTTGGGGACATGCTGGGCATCATAGACGAGCTCACGGTGCAATCCGGCGATGACGCCGAGGAGGGGGCGGAACTGGCCGGCGCGCTGCAAAGCGCCGTGCAGGAAGCCCCGGTGGTGCGGCTGGTGAACCAGATACTGGCCCAGGCCGTGCGCGAACGCGCCTCCGACATCCACCTCTCCCCCATGACCAACACCATCCAGATGCGTTACCGCATCGACGGCGAGCTGCGCGAATTCCCAACGCCCCCCAAGTCCGTGTTTTTGACCGTGCTCTCGCGCCTGAAGCTTCTGGCCAACATGGACATCACCGTGGCCCGCATCCCCCAGGACGGGCGCTTCTCCTTCGTGCTGGACGGCAAGGAGGTGAACGTGCGCGCCTCCACCCTGCCCACCATCCACGGCGAGAACCTGGTGCTGCGCCTGCTCATGCGCTCCTCGCGCGGCAGCGGCCTGGACGAGCTGGGCGTGAGCGAGGACGACCGGCGAAAGCTCCAGAAAGGCATGGACCGCCCCTTCGGCATGATCCTGGCCACCGGCCCCACCGGTTCGGGCAAGACCACCCTTCTGTACGCAGTGCTTCGCCAGTTGGACCAGCCCGGGGTGAACATCATCACCCTGGAAGACCCGGTGGAGTACCGCATCGAGACCATCCGGCAGGTGCAGCTGAACGCCCGCGCGGGCATGACCTTCGCCTCCGGCCTTCGCGCCATCCTGCGCCAGGACCCGGACATCATCATGGTGGGCGAAATCCGCGACGGCGAGACCGCAGGCATTGCGGTGCAGTCCGCGCTCACCGGCCACCAGGTGCTCTCCACGGTGCACACCAACTCGGCCTGCCAGGCCCTCACACGCCTGATGGAGATGGGCATAGAGCCCTTCCTCGTGGCCTCCACCCTGGCCGTGGTGGTAGGCCAGCGCCTCGTGCGGCGCATCTGCCCCAAGTGCAAGGAGGCGTATACGCCGCCCAAGGAGCTGGTGTCGCTCTTTGAAATGCAGCACCTGCGCGACGTGGTGTTCATGCGCGGCAAGGGCTGCCCGGACTGCGGCGGACTCGGCTATTCGGGACGCGTTGGCGTGTATGAGGTGCTCTACGTGGACGATCTGGTGCAGGACATGATCCTGAGGCAGGCCTCGGCCCGCGAGATCGAGCAGGCCGCCGTCGAAGCCGGGACGTTCTCGACGCTCAAGATGGACGCCCTGTCGAAAGTGGTGGCAGGCCACACCACCATCGAGGAAGCGGCGACCATCGCGTTCATGTAG
- a CDS encoding EAL and HDOD domain-containing protein: MSMDGAPQNYVDTFFARQPIFDADKRVFGYELLYRKSPLEKSANFSDKDVATLSVISTALLASPEPDQVGKKICIHFSRESILSDVPSTLPPRTTVVELEPLQVLEPDFEAALRRVKQQGYTLALNHFLPGECDRKLVDLADIVFVDVLEKDEAQLKSMLDELSGCNCLLAAKRVEDDSHFQLTKKLGFHLFQGFFFEKPVIVPGRKLPSNKITRLNIYRTLEKGDMDLEELTRNIESDVSISFRLLTFINSLAFGLRYKVSSIRHAILMLGWQQIKSWLWLVLLSDVMPSDKTSELPYLSSIRAKFLERASANHDSRDVAPDTLFLMGLFSLLEPMLDTPMRELVESLPLEEEVMAALCGERNIYSDWLEVAKCFETGDWARLDELTRTLHLDPIKVASSYCEALVWAKALYEQPGAPV; this comes from the coding sequence ATGTCCATGGACGGCGCCCCGCAAAATTACGTAGACACTTTTTTCGCAAGACAGCCCATATTCGACGCGGACAAGCGCGTCTTCGGCTATGAACTGCTCTACCGGAAGAGCCCGCTGGAGAAGTCCGCCAACTTTTCGGACAAGGACGTGGCCACCCTCTCGGTCATTTCCACGGCGTTGCTCGCCTCGCCGGAGCCCGACCAGGTCGGCAAGAAGATCTGCATCCACTTCTCGCGCGAATCGATCCTGTCCGACGTGCCCTCCACGCTGCCGCCGCGCACCACCGTGGTGGAGCTTGAACCGCTGCAGGTGCTCGAGCCCGACTTCGAGGCCGCGCTCAGGCGGGTCAAGCAGCAGGGCTACACCCTGGCGCTTAACCACTTCCTGCCCGGCGAGTGCGACAGGAAGCTGGTGGACCTGGCCGACATCGTGTTCGTAGACGTGCTGGAAAAGGATGAGGCCCAGCTGAAGTCCATGCTGGATGAACTCTCCGGCTGCAACTGCCTGCTGGCCGCCAAGCGGGTGGAGGACGATTCGCACTTCCAGCTCACCAAAAAGCTCGGGTTTCACCTGTTTCAGGGGTTCTTCTTCGAGAAACCGGTCATCGTACCCGGCAGGAAGCTTCCCTCCAACAAGATCACGCGCCTGAACATCTACCGCACCCTGGAAAAGGGCGACATGGACCTGGAGGAGCTGACGCGAAACATCGAGTCCGACGTGTCCATCAGCTTCAGGCTGCTGACCTTCATCAACTCCCTGGCGTTCGGCCTGCGCTACAAGGTCAGCTCCATCCGCCACGCCATCCTGATGCTCGGCTGGCAGCAGATCAAGAGCTGGCTGTGGCTGGTGCTTCTTTCGGACGTGATGCCCTCGGACAAGACCTCGGAGCTGCCGTATCTCTCCTCCATCCGGGCCAAGTTCCTGGAGCGCGCCAGCGCCAACCACGACTCGCGCGACGTCGCCCCGGACACGCTGTTCCTCATGGGCCTTTTCTCGCTGCTCGAGCCCATGCTGGACACCCCCATGCGCGAGTTGGTGGAATCGTTGCCCCTGGAGGAGGAGGTCATGGCCGCGCTGTGCGGGGAGCGCAACATCTACAGCGACTGGCTGGAGGTGGCCAAATGTTTCGAGACCGGCGACTGGGCTCGCCTGGATGAGCTGACCCGCACCCTGCATCTGGACCCCATCAAGGTGGCCAGCTCCTACTGCGAGGCCCTGGTGTGGGCCAAGGCCCTGTACGAGCAGCCCGGCGCGCCGGTATAG
- a CDS encoding GNAT family N-acetyltransferase, translating into MTQPNQADLALAVSFAPSMGHLDRQEWNRLAAGAPAFMRWEWLNLLESCGAVSAETGWMPAHCVLRASDRLVAAAPLYVKGHGQGEFVYDQLWADVAQRLNLPYYPKLVAVSPFTPVAGYRFLNAPGFSPRGIAGAVLEGMEHLMEANELSGMHVLFAQDDFADDLESLGLTAWEHQGFIWENPGYRSFEDFLEVFRAGQRKNIRRERRALRESGVRVEIVDGQDAPDSWFELMHHYYADTCSKFGEWGCKYLPLSFFQGLADVFREHVAFAVGHMEGREEPVGLSLLVHGQGELYGRYSGAALEIPFLHFELCYYAPIAWAIERGFRSFDPGMGGEHKPRRGFNSRVTRSLHRFAHPLLAHVFERHIPEINALTREHVQELQDLCAFRKGERP; encoded by the coding sequence ATGACCCAACCAAATCAGGCCGATCTGGCGCTCGCCGTCTCCTTCGCGCCCTCCATGGGCCACCTGGACCGGCAGGAATGGAACCGTCTGGCGGCGGGCGCTCCCGCGTTCATGCGCTGGGAGTGGCTCAACCTGCTGGAGTCCTGCGGGGCGGTCAGCGCCGAGACAGGCTGGATGCCCGCCCACTGCGTGCTGCGCGCCTCGGACCGGCTGGTGGCGGCCGCGCCCTTGTATGTGAAGGGGCACGGCCAGGGCGAGTTCGTCTACGACCAGCTCTGGGCGGACGTGGCCCAGCGCCTGAACCTGCCGTATTACCCCAAGCTGGTGGCCGTGAGCCCGTTCACGCCGGTGGCCGGATACCGGTTCCTCAACGCGCCGGGGTTCTCGCCGCGCGGCATTGCCGGGGCGGTGCTGGAGGGCATGGAGCACCTGATGGAGGCCAATGAGCTCTCCGGGATGCACGTGCTCTTCGCGCAGGACGACTTCGCGGACGACCTGGAATCGCTCGGCCTCACGGCCTGGGAGCACCAGGGCTTCATCTGGGAGAACCCTGGTTACCGGAGCTTCGAGGATTTCCTGGAGGTGTTCAGGGCCGGTCAGCGCAAGAACATCCGACGTGAGCGCCGCGCCCTGCGCGAATCCGGGGTGCGCGTGGAGATCGTGGACGGGCAGGACGCGCCGGACTCCTGGTTCGAGCTCATGCACCACTACTACGCCGATACCTGCTCCAAATTCGGGGAGTGGGGCTGCAAGTACCTGCCGCTCTCGTTCTTCCAGGGGCTGGCGGACGTGTTCCGGGAACATGTGGCTTTTGCCGTAGGCCACATGGAGGGGCGCGAGGAGCCCGTGGGGCTGTCCCTACTGGTCCACGGCCAGGGCGAGCTGTACGGGCGCTACTCCGGGGCCGCGCTGGAGATACCCTTCCTGCATTTCGAGCTGTGCTACTACGCGCCCATCGCCTGGGCCATCGAACGCGGGTTTCGCAGCTTCGACCCCGGCATGGGCGGCGAGCACAAGCCCCGCCGGGGGTTCAACTCCCGCGTCACCCGCAGCCTGCACCGCTTCGCGCATCCCCTCCTGGCTCACGTGTTCGAACGCCACATCCCCGAGATCAACGCGCTCACCCGCGAGCACGTCCAGGAGCTTCAGGACCTGTGCGCCTTCAGGAAAGGAGAGCGTCCATGA
- a CDS encoding tetratricopeptide repeat protein, whose product MMRRMGLCVVLAAMLAYAPSALAQESVTDHLFTAQEWQAKGNLEAARRSLQDALRLQPGDAFALIRLAQVDAASGDLKAAEAGLAQVLGREPKNLLALNWLGYVQLAQGMPASAENAFRRTLGVDPDNAWAQLGLASCRLAQGDDAGARPLLAKAQAGASQDAELHMALGETFMRLHLLVNARMELERSLEINPRGVRTLVLAGEVYERLGFESLALNAWRQALELDPSESQARFALVAVLGRQGDRALSEGRKDEALRVWRAALSYEPGNAGILERLRGLPK is encoded by the coding sequence ATGATGCGCCGTATGGGTCTTTGTGTTGTCCTGGCTGCCATGCTTGCCTATGCGCCTTCCGCCCTGGCCCAGGAGAGCGTCACGGACCATCTGTTCACCGCGCAGGAGTGGCAGGCCAAGGGCAACCTGGAGGCTGCGCGCCGTTCCTTGCAGGACGCTCTGCGCCTCCAGCCGGGCGACGCCTTCGCGCTCATCCGGCTGGCCCAGGTGGATGCGGCCTCGGGGGATCTGAAGGCCGCCGAAGCCGGGCTTGCGCAGGTGCTGGGCCGGGAGCCGAAGAACCTTCTCGCCCTCAATTGGCTTGGATATGTGCAACTGGCGCAGGGGATGCCGGCTTCCGCCGAGAACGCCTTCCGGCGCACCCTTGGCGTGGACCCGGATAACGCCTGGGCGCAGCTCGGGCTGGCTTCCTGCCGACTGGCCCAGGGCGACGACGCTGGCGCGAGGCCGCTTCTGGCCAAGGCCCAGGCCGGAGCGTCGCAGGACGCGGAGCTGCACATGGCCCTGGGGGAAACGTTCATGAGGCTCCACCTGCTGGTGAACGCCCGCATGGAGCTGGAACGCTCGCTGGAGATAAATCCGCGCGGCGTGCGGACACTGGTGCTGGCCGGGGAGGTGTACGAGCGCCTGGGCTTCGAGAGCCTGGCCCTGAACGCCTGGAGGCAGGCCCTGGAGCTGGACCCGTCCGAGTCCCAGGCCCGATTTGCCCTGGTGGCCGTGCTGGGACGCCAGGGAGACCGCGCCCTGTCCGAGGGGAGAAAGGACGAGGCCCTGCGCGTGTGGCGCGCAGCCCTCAGCTACGAGCCCGGCAACGCCGGGATTCTGGAGAGGCTGCGCGGATTGCCGAAATAG
- a CDS encoding 4Fe-4S binding protein: MFEMTKNVLQNLMGKSSTRLYPFTKRETFERFRGTLDINVDECIFCGTCAKKCPSQCIEVDIKGRTWTCDSFACVYCSNCVEACPVQCMFMTPVTKPPAGEKDVIFYKGKPKEPKEKKAKAAKE, from the coding sequence ATGTTCGAGATGACCAAAAACGTCTTGCAAAACCTGATGGGGAAAAGCTCCACCAGGCTCTATCCCTTCACCAAGCGCGAGACCTTCGAGCGCTTCCGGGGGACTCTGGACATCAACGTCGACGAGTGCATCTTCTGCGGCACCTGCGCCAAGAAGTGCCCCAGCCAGTGCATCGAGGTGGACATCAAGGGCCGCACCTGGACCTGCGATTCCTTCGCCTGCGTGTACTGCTCCAACTGCGTCGAGGCCTGCCCGGTGCAGTGCATGTTCATGACTCCGGTCACCAAGCCGCCCGCAGGCGAAAAGGACGTGATCTTCTACAAGGGCAAGCCCAAGGAGCCCAAGGAGAAGAAAGCCAAGGCCGCCAAGGAGTAG
- a CDS encoding hydrogenase large subunit, whose protein sequence is MRTILPFGPQHPVLPEPIHLKLVVEDEKVVEALPNLGYVHRGLEKLTDIRDYNQMVNIVERVCGICSCIHSLNYCEAMEEMLKIEVPQRAHFLRVMWGEIHRIHSHLLWLGLFADGFGFESLFMQFWRIRERAMDLMEATAGNRVVISTNIVGGVRKDITPDMKTWILSEIDKTETEVRALEKTILEDYTVKQRCCGKGVLTKEQAHMLGAVGPMLRGSGWAQDARQTGYAAYGQLDFEPVVEYDGDSYARSKVRFREVYASCDLVRQALAKMPEGEISTKVKGKPEGEVWRRVEQPRGELYYYLKGNGSKNLDRVRIRTPTFANIPPLLAMLPGCELADVPVIVLSIDPCISCTER, encoded by the coding sequence ATGCGTACCATTCTTCCTTTCGGCCCCCAGCACCCGGTGCTGCCCGAGCCCATCCACCTGAAACTGGTGGTTGAAGACGAAAAGGTCGTCGAGGCCCTCCCCAACCTGGGCTACGTCCACCGTGGCCTGGAGAAGCTGACCGACATCCGCGACTACAACCAGATGGTGAACATCGTTGAGCGCGTGTGCGGCATCTGCTCCTGCATCCACTCCCTGAACTACTGCGAAGCCATGGAAGAGATGCTGAAGATCGAAGTTCCCCAGCGCGCGCACTTCCTGCGCGTGATGTGGGGCGAGATCCACCGCATCCACTCCCACCTGCTGTGGCTGGGCCTCTTCGCCGACGGTTTCGGCTTCGAGTCCCTGTTCATGCAGTTCTGGCGCATCCGCGAGCGCGCCATGGACCTCATGGAAGCCACCGCAGGCAACCGCGTGGTCATCTCCACCAACATCGTGGGCGGCGTCCGCAAGGACATCACCCCCGACATGAAGACCTGGATCCTCTCCGAGATCGACAAGACCGAGACCGAGGTCCGCGCCCTGGAGAAGACCATCCTGGAAGACTACACCGTGAAGCAGCGCTGCTGCGGCAAGGGCGTGCTCACCAAGGAACAGGCCCACATGCTGGGCGCGGTCGGCCCCATGCTGCGCGGCTCCGGCTGGGCGCAGGACGCCCGCCAGACCGGCTACGCCGCCTACGGCCAGCTCGATTTCGAGCCCGTGGTGGAATACGACGGCGACTCCTACGCGCGCAGCAAGGTGCGCTTCCGCGAAGTCTACGCCTCCTGCGACTTGGTTCGCCAGGCCCTGGCCAAGATGCCCGAGGGCGAGATCAGCACCAAGGTCAAGGGCAAGCCCGAGGGCGAAGTCTGGCGTCGCGTGGAACAGCCGCGCGGCGAACTGTATTACTACCTGAAGGGCAACGGGTCCAAGAACCTGGACCGCGTGCGCATCCGCACTCCAACATTCGCCAACATCCCGCCCCTGCTGGCCATGTTGCCTGGCTGCGAGCTGGCGGACGTCCCCGTCATCGTGCTGTCCATCGACCCGTGCATTTCCTGCACGGAGCGTTAA
- a CDS encoding NADH-quinone oxidoreductase subunit C — protein sequence MFDNEQAVTVDSLIPECQKRYDQGLRLVGVTAVEIKKDDTFDVLYHFDKDLELSHLRLNVPTTAPVPSVSGVYFPALLYENEIKDQFGVNFQNILIDFGCTLYLEPEVVKSPFCTFTFAKKEKGKEEA from the coding sequence ATGTTTGACAATGAGCAGGCCGTCACGGTGGACTCCCTGATCCCCGAGTGCCAGAAACGCTACGACCAGGGCCTGCGCCTGGTGGGCGTCACCGCAGTGGAGATCAAGAAGGACGACACCTTCGACGTGCTCTACCACTTCGACAAGGATCTCGAACTCTCGCACCTTCGCCTGAACGTGCCCACCACGGCCCCCGTGCCCTCGGTTTCGGGCGTGTACTTCCCGGCGCTCCTGTACGAGAACGAGATCAAGGACCAGTTCGGCGTGAACTTCCAGAACATCCTGATCGACTTCGGCTGCACCCTGTACCTTGAGCCGGAAGTGGTGAAGAGCCCGTTCTGCACCTTCACCTTTGCCAAGAAAGAAAAAGGCAAAGAGGAGGCCTAG
- a CDS encoding NADH-quinone oxidoreductase subunit B family protein, producing the protein MLKDWINKGRLKSPWIVHFDCGSCNGCDIEVLACLTPVYDVERFGIINIGDPKHADVLLVTGTVNHRNKHVLKNIYDQMPSPKAVIAMGACGLSGGVFREAYNVVGGVDKVIPVDVYVRGCPPKPEAMIDGVVMALGKVKAALEAAG; encoded by the coding sequence ATGCTCAAAGACTGGATCAACAAGGGAAGGCTCAAATCCCCTTGGATAGTCCACTTCGACTGCGGGTCCTGCAACGGCTGCGACATTGAGGTTCTGGCCTGCCTGACCCCCGTCTACGACGTCGAACGCTTCGGCATCATCAACATCGGCGACCCCAAGCACGCCGACGTGCTGCTGGTCACCGGAACGGTGAACCACCGCAACAAGCACGTTTTGAAAAACATCTACGACCAGATGCCCTCGCCCAAGGCGGTCATCGCCATGGGAGCCTGCGGCCTGTCCGGCGGCGTGTTCCGCGAGGCCTACAACGTGGTGGGCGGCGTGGACAAGGTCATCCCCGTGGACGTCTACGTGCGCGGATGCCCGCCCAAGCCCGAGGCCATGATCGATGGCGTCGTGATGGCTCTGGGCAAGGTCAAGGCCGCGCTCGAAGCCGCCGGTTAA